One Vanessa tameamea isolate UH-Manoa-2023 chromosome 30, ilVanTame1 primary haplotype, whole genome shotgun sequence genomic window, GACTTACGAATGTAAGGTTATCGGCCGCTCTACTATCTTGTGAGTGCGTAGTGTGTGTGCTTTTATGATTTACTTCGTGGCTGTTTATAATAGTACTaagatcatttaattttattttagtaacgaaactctacgtttttattttattagttttaaataattataaaatttatcaaaagccATCTGATGATGACGTACTCTAACCtaaccgatttcggtcacggcccAGGGAGACCGGCCAACTACGCACGACATGTTGTAGTGTGCAGGTGTGTGAGCAAACACAGGTGACTCACTATTCCCTCTCTCACAATCCGATGGGGCGGCAAATTCGACaagaccggaaagagttcaggtgcaggaccaacggctatCTGTGGCAAGAGGCAAGAAGATACTCAAAATTTGATggaaaaattcaataacttcTTGTAGGCACGACATCGGCTTTGAACACAGAACGCAGTCTCTTGTATTATATCTCCTCACTAGACCAACTGGGCAGTAATTATGATAATGACTATTTCTTCTCACTATATTTAGCTATCGTCAGGATCCTGTGAGCCAATCACAGATCCGcccatttactaaaaaaaaaaacttattacaaatttctaaaattaatagcAAATTTTCTTTGCTCCTTCGCAGTCGTGTCCTCTCTCAAAAACCCTTATCCCGGCTGGATTGAAAACTTGAATGGACCCAGTGGAGTCATAGCTGCTGCTGGAAAAGGCTTGCTCCACGTTTTCAGCAGGAAACCAGGAGCAAGAGCCGATCTCTTACCCGTGGATATAGCCATTGATACGTTATTGGCTGTTGGATGGGAGACTGCCGTGGACAAGTGAGtcacaaaataattcatttgataGGATCTTAACTGAATATTGCGAGTTGGAACCATGATAAACTGcgttgaattttcatatgtttaaattgtgtttttaattcatctcgtgctcagaagtgaaggaaaacatcgtgaggaaattagaatgctttttttattgtaataatctcTAAATCTTCTTAAGATTCTTAACAGTTCTGTCACTGTCCAGACTTCCAGAAGTAAGAGTTTACAACTGCAGTACATACGAAAACCCGACCACTTGGGGCGAGTTCGAGGCTGCCTTAAAGATATATCTTACGCGGTACCCTCTAGATGGCTGTTTGTGGTATCCCAGCGGTTCTGGCGTCGAAAACCGGTATGTGGAATTTCAACTGGTATCTTTGAAGTTTGTTCCTATTTACGTTCGTTATATTAACATGATTAACAGCccaatacaatatttaagcaGTTAGTAAGCTAGCTTAGGAGTTTGTGATAGAACACAGTCAACCCATGGTGGATAACCGTACCTTAACttgactttctttttttttattaatcttattttttctcTAGATATGCTCAAAAGATCCTCGAGTTCAGCTTACAGACGGTGCCCCTCCACATCGCTGAATACATCATGCGGGCACTCGGGGTCAAGATGAAGTAAGGCCATCATTTTTGACTAAATCTTTTTTTCTGATTTTGTGCAGTATCTATCAGATCTATCTATAGTCTTCGTATTGACAAAAGTAGGCCATATAGTTTCTGGCATCATACCAGGCGGTGCCGTTTTGAGCTCTTATGAGGCCCTGGGTTGGACCAAGAAATTTTTCTGTTGAGAAATTTCAATAGGTCGTGATATCTACGCAATcatcaatgtaaataatgttttctagTACTTTGGCAGATTATCAAATTggccatttgatggtaagtggtccatAGACACCGAGACTGAAAAACTATAAACATCCCTTACACCCTCAACGCGTCactaaactaagatgttatgttccttgtgcgtGTATTCATACTCACTCACCCCTGAAATCGGAACAACACTACTAAGTAGTAACTACCCAAACATGCAACAGGACtactataaacaaaatacttactaacaccaagtaaagtaCTAAATATTCTTCGATAACTGTATCTCAATCATTACTTGTTACAGAATAAGCTTAATAACAGCAGAACAAAGGTTGAGGGCAATGAACGACGTCCTTGCATTTTTCGCGTTACGTGAATGGAAATTCAAGACGGACAATGTGGAAAAACTTCGAGCAAGACTTACCCCAAGTGACGCTGCAATATATAACTTAGATCCTCGGAGTATAGAGTGAGTTTCAGCCTTTAATACCTCAGCTATTATTTATAGCTGAACGGCTTATAATAGCCTCACCTTAATAGCCCATCGGCCGATCATATATCTTTGTGCAACTGATAAATTAATTCTGTCCGGGAGAAAGGAAGgtattactaataaattgtaCTATTTTACAGCTGGAATGACCATTACAAAAACTTCGTCAAAGGTACTAGGAAATATTTGTTAAAGGAAAAAGATCAAGATATGGAAGAGGCCAGGAAACACGCTAATAGGTAATATATACactatatatttgtgtaatgtACTGTATATGTAAACAAACGCATAGAATCTTAATCATTAAtcggttaaatataaaattcaaaatgagAATGCCTTTGTTCAGTGTTGCTATtgctatttaattttctttaaatataaatctaaaagagttattataatgattacagAAACACTAAATtcgcctaatttttttttataaaaatgctatTGTGTGCTTATAAATACATACCTAAATTACAGCAAGCTGTGCTACTTTAGTGTGAAATCCATGAACAAACTAACAgctaatattttcaaattaagatagcaaccaataaatatttaacaattatttagtatctttaaaaaaatatatataaaattattattcacttAGAATCTAAGAGGAAAATTCCTGAAACAATATTCTGACagcatttgttaaatataatcctATTCATCTTGTGTCaaaccaaattatttaaaaaataaatcgtccCATTCCATGGAACTCTGAAACTATTGCTGTCACACGCAATCTTTACTAGTGTCATAGAAACATGACAGACACAAAAGATTGTCTTTgtttactgtatataatatttgagtatTACGCCTGAAGTCGTAGTCGAAGTATGTATGTTAAAGTGAAGTCTATGCCGGAGGACGCTGTAGTAACAACCAAAAACTTATagcgataaatatttaaacccaatttttattattaacaatatattcttCACAacataatggtttttttttcagaatgtaTCTCTTACACAAAGGCGTGATATTCTTCGTGATGATTCTGCTTTTCCGACTAATCTTACAAAATAAGACAGTTCGAGAAATCGTATACGGAAGTCTGAGACTATTGTTGTCTCTTTTATTCGCAACCTATACTAGTGTGATAGAAGCATGATCGATACAAAACGTAGTTGTAAGTCTACACAAAATAtggttgtaattttttaaagataaggtAAATCTACACTATCAATATTCGTAAGTGGTtcgctatttataaaaaatatttattattgattttaaatattatctgtgtaagttttaaatattatcataaatatattcgaCATTGTtatgtgaaaatttaaaattgtgatAGAGCTTATTCGgtgataattatttagttaagtaataaatattgaaaaaatctgTAGATATATTATGTGACTAATTGTAATTCTACAATCAGCGTATATTGTTGACTAGCAATCAGTTTATCAATAGACTTCACTAATATGAGATTTGTAAAGGAGTgcattctattttaattaaaaaaaaataaagttgtataagtatttaataataagatattgtAACTGCTCTTTGCtataaaatacagtcattttaatatatatatattagagattattttaaaacatcgcTATTAAGTTTCAAActtaatacagataataaaatatatcataaatatttttacaaattattaaaaatgatatttatagcCTACTCCAATTTAAggagtttatataaatgaaccttagattattatattctatgcTATTTGGTAATAGTTCTGCTATTATTCAACGACATCTTGAATAATACCATACTTAATATTGTG contains:
- the LOC113391574 gene encoding putative fatty acyl-CoA reductase CG5065 isoform X2, which translates into the protein MVARPKSPVGALVPQFYAGRDIFITGATGFMGKVLIERLLSTCPDVGRLHLLMRPKKGETPEKRLMKLKQSQVFDIIRQQNPSQLDKLSFIQGDVAQPGLGIANEYLKQLQEVSVVFHSAATLKFDEPLPSAVEQNVLSVMRLMDICDTLPNLQALVHVSTAYCNPELNVIEEKVYPAPAPLPRLLALVEAVPAPLLANITPQYIKPKPNTYTFTKAMAEEAVRSRVNRSYPIAIFRPTIVVSSLKNPYPGWIENLNGPSGVIAAAGKGLLHVFSRKPGARADLLPVDIAIDTLLAVGWETAVDKLPEVRVYNCSTYENPTTWGEFEAALKIYLTRYPLDGCLWYPSGSGVENRYAQKILEFSLQTVPLHIAEYIMRALGVKMKISLITAEQRLRAMNDVLAFFALREWKFKTDNVEKLRARLTPSDAAIYNLDPRSIDWNDHYKNFVKGTRKYLLKEKDQDMEEARKHANRMYLLHKGVIFFVMILLFRLILQNKTVREIVYGSLRLLLSLLFATYTSVIEA
- the LOC113391574 gene encoding putative fatty acyl-CoA reductase CG5065 isoform X1, with amino-acid sequence MQGNQSTVIKMSKMVARPKSPVGALVPQFYAGRDIFITGATGFMGKVLIERLLSTCPDVGRLHLLMRPKKGETPEKRLMKLKQSQVFDIIRQQNPSQLDKLSFIQGDVAQPGLGIANEYLKQLQEVSVVFHSAATLKFDEPLPSAVEQNVLSVMRLMDICDTLPNLQALVHVSTAYCNPELNVIEEKVYPAPAPLPRLLALVEAVPAPLLANITPQYIKPKPNTYTFTKAMAEEAVRSRVNRSYPIAIFRPTIVVSSLKNPYPGWIENLNGPSGVIAAAGKGLLHVFSRKPGARADLLPVDIAIDTLLAVGWETAVDKLPEVRVYNCSTYENPTTWGEFEAALKIYLTRYPLDGCLWYPSGSGVENRYAQKILEFSLQTVPLHIAEYIMRALGVKMKISLITAEQRLRAMNDVLAFFALREWKFKTDNVEKLRARLTPSDAAIYNLDPRSIDWNDHYKNFVKGTRKYLLKEKDQDMEEARKHANRMYLLHKGVIFFVMILLFRLILQNKTVREIVYGSLRLLLSLLFATYTSVIEA